The proteins below are encoded in one region of Aequorivita iocasae:
- a CDS encoding thioredoxin family protein yields the protein MKYLLLFFLIVSAGTVHSQDKIKWMTMNEALAAQKKEPKKIFMDVYTTWCGPCKMLDKNTFSDADVIEYLNKNYYAVKFNAEGTEKVTFNDFTYTNPNYDPARKGRNSQHLFAHALKVNAYPSVVFFTEEGKLIQTVPGYRTPPQLEIFLKMIHTDDYLKITTTEAWEEYQKNFKPTF from the coding sequence ATGAAATATTTATTACTCTTTTTTCTTATTGTTTCCGCAGGTACGGTCCATTCACAGGATAAAATCAAGTGGATGACCATGAACGAAGCGCTTGCCGCGCAAAAGAAAGAACCGAAAAAGATTTTTATGGACGTTTATACCACGTGGTGTGGTCCCTGCAAGATGCTCGATAAAAATACTTTCAGTGATGCGGACGTAATTGAATATTTGAACAAAAACTATTATGCGGTTAAATTTAACGCAGAAGGGACTGAAAAGGTAACTTTTAATGATTTTACCTATACAAATCCTAATTATGATCCCGCCAGAAAAGGTAGAAATTCACAGCACTTATTTGCGCACGCATTAAAGGTTAACGCCTATCCAAGTGTTGTTTTTTTCACGGAAGAAGGCAAGTTAATCCAAACGGTACCAGGGTACAGAACGCCTCCCCAACTTGAGATTTTCCTAAAAATGATACATACGGACGATTATCTAAAAATAACCACTACCGAGGCTTGGGAAGAGTATCAGAAGAATTTTAAACCCACATTTTAG
- a CDS encoding ComEC/Rec2 family competence protein: MKFINFAIVKFSAFLVLGILTAHYLPSNSFFLSYLFIILAIVAGLWFWAKKQLVQQPYFGIAVYLCFFAIGYFTYQMQLPEFQPNHYSHFISENKADLVQLKINQSLKPDKFYLKYFATITAINNNPAAGKILLNISKKSIKQSFSPDEILLVYAPITEIQKPLNPHQFDYSKYMKSLGVYGQLRLSSSPILKTQKASKTLMGIAQNIRAHIITKFQNTNLKTDERAIIQALVLGEKKDIDKNLYNEYAAAGAVHILAVSGLHVGILYIILAFLFKPFVRWKYGVFFQATFIVILLWGFALLSGLSPSVTRAVTMFSFFAIAKLFDREINSINTLFLSFFTLLIINPLWLFQVGFQLSYLAVFFIVWLQPLFYKVGYSKYWIVRKTWGIVSVTICAQIGVLPLSLYYFHQFPGLFLLTNIVVLPFLTILMCGGILIVLLASFDSLPNWFADSYNFLIEGLNGFIHWIAVQDEFLFKEIHFSILKVLGTYLLIIAIALLLKKMNYHRLVISLLAISVLISIYIYDEFRYSGNQFLIFQKSKQTLIAYKNGKHLTVFKSDSISNTSETYPLKSYKIAVNTNSYSEKKIPGFFKYNNKNVLVLDSLGVFPNATNVNTILLISSPKINLNRLIDSLKPVQIIADGSNYYSYVKRWEKTCKLKKLPFRHTAKQGAFPIE, translated from the coding sequence ATGAAATTCATCAACTTTGCAATAGTAAAGTTTTCGGCTTTCCTCGTGCTGGGGATTCTCACTGCACATTACCTCCCCTCTAATTCTTTTTTTCTCTCTTATCTTTTCATAATCCTAGCAATAGTTGCGGGTCTTTGGTTTTGGGCAAAAAAGCAATTGGTTCAGCAACCTTACTTCGGAATAGCTGTCTATCTCTGCTTTTTCGCCATTGGTTACTTCACATATCAGATGCAGCTGCCAGAATTTCAACCCAACCATTATTCGCACTTTATTTCAGAAAACAAAGCAGATTTAGTACAGTTGAAAATAAACCAGAGCTTAAAACCCGACAAATTCTATCTAAAGTATTTTGCAACGATAACCGCAATAAACAACAATCCCGCGGCAGGAAAAATCTTGCTGAATATTTCAAAAAAATCTATAAAACAATCTTTTTCGCCCGATGAAATATTACTTGTATATGCCCCAATTACCGAAATTCAAAAACCACTGAACCCGCACCAGTTTGATTACTCAAAATATATGAAATCATTAGGGGTTTATGGACAGCTACGCCTTTCATCCTCCCCTATTCTAAAAACACAAAAAGCTTCCAAAACTTTGATGGGTATTGCGCAAAACATACGCGCGCATATAATTACAAAATTTCAAAACACCAACCTAAAAACGGACGAACGCGCCATTATACAAGCGCTTGTCTTGGGCGAAAAGAAAGACATTGACAAAAATCTGTACAACGAATACGCCGCTGCGGGAGCCGTGCATATTTTGGCCGTTTCGGGGCTACACGTGGGCATTTTATATATTATTCTCGCATTTCTTTTTAAACCCTTTGTAAGATGGAAATATGGTGTTTTTTTTCAAGCTACATTCATTGTTATTCTCTTATGGGGTTTTGCATTGTTATCGGGATTATCGCCTTCAGTTACGCGGGCGGTAACAATGTTCAGCTTCTTTGCAATTGCCAAACTTTTTGACCGAGAGATAAATTCCATAAACACCTTATTCCTTTCATTTTTTACGCTTTTAATCATCAATCCACTATGGTTATTCCAGGTTGGTTTTCAACTTAGCTATCTTGCAGTTTTCTTTATCGTTTGGCTACAACCGCTTTTTTATAAAGTAGGCTATTCAAAATACTGGATTGTGCGGAAAACTTGGGGAATCGTTTCCGTTACTATTTGTGCACAAATTGGGGTTCTACCGTTAAGTTTATACTATTTCCACCAATTTCCAGGATTATTTTTGCTCACCAATATAGTGGTACTGCCTTTTTTAACAATCTTGATGTGCGGCGGAATATTGATTGTTCTATTGGCGAGTTTTGACAGCTTGCCAAATTGGTTTGCAGACAGCTATAATTTTTTGATTGAAGGTCTTAATGGCTTTATTCATTGGATAGCAGTCCAAGACGAATTCCTCTTTAAGGAAATCCATTTTTCTATATTAAAAGTCTTGGGAACCTATTTACTAATTATTGCCATTGCATTACTTCTTAAAAAGATGAACTATCATAGGCTGGTAATTTCCTTATTGGCAATTTCAGTATTAATTTCAATCTACATTTATGATGAATTCAGGTATTCTGGAAATCAATTCTTGATATTTCAAAAGAGTAAACAGACATTAATCGCTTATAAAAACGGAAAGCATCTTACGGTTTTTAAAAGTGATAGTATTTCAAATACTTCTGAAACATATCCTCTTAAATCGTATAAAATTGCCGTAAATACTAATTCCTATTCGGAAAAAAAGATTCCGGGATTCTTTAAGTATAACAATAAAAATGTTTTGGTTTTAGATAGTTTGGGGGTCTTTCCCAATGCAACGAATGTGAATACAATTCTGCTCATTAGCAGTCCAAAAATAAACCTCAACCGACTAATTGATAGCTTAAAGCCTGTACAAATTATTGCCGATGGCAGTAACTATTATTCCTATGTAAAACGCTGGGAAAAAACCTGCAAACTAAAAAAGCTCCCGTTCCGCCATACTGCAAAACAAGGAGCTTTCCCAATAGAATAG
- a CDS encoding C40 family peptidase, protein MRKLLFLSFLALFLISCGSTKNTGKVPEAIKGKKETRTKTTRKVNLHKNNKIVAKRDDENTSEASEESPKEIKKGIIDYAKTFEGTRYKFGGTTDAGMDCSGLVYTAFQKENISLPRISRDMAKKGILISFKDIEEGDLVFFKTTSRNTINHVGLVVEAKRGEVKFIHSTTRAGVIISSLDEDYWKKTFVEVRRVI, encoded by the coding sequence ATGCGAAAACTACTCTTTCTTTCTTTTTTGGCTTTATTCCTCATATCCTGCGGTAGTACCAAAAACACTGGTAAAGTTCCAGAGGCCATCAAAGGGAAAAAAGAAACAAGAACTAAAACTACCCGAAAAGTAAATCTGCACAAAAACAATAAAATTGTAGCAAAAAGGGATGATGAAAACACTTCGGAAGCCTCTGAAGAATCTCCAAAAGAAATTAAGAAAGGAATTATAGATTACGCAAAAACCTTTGAGGGAACACGCTATAAATTTGGTGGCACTACTGATGCCGGGATGGACTGTTCAGGTCTGGTATACACCGCTTTCCAAAAGGAAAATATTAGCCTACCTCGTATTTCGCGAGATATGGCTAAAAAGGGGATACTTATTTCTTTTAAGGATATCGAGGAAGGCGATCTCGTTTTCTTTAAAACCACCAGCAGAAACACCATAAACCACGTAGGTTTGGTAGTTGAGGCAAAACGCGGTGAAGTAAAATTTATCCACTCCACGACCCGGGCCGGTGTTATTATTTCCTCACTCGATGAGGACTATTGGAAAAAGACATTTGTGGAAGTGCGGCGGGTCATTTAA
- the lpxB gene encoding lipid-A-disaccharide synthase: MKYYLIAGEASGDLHGANLMKALKKEDSQADFRFWGGDLMREVGGTEVKHYRELAFMGFAEVVLNLQTIFKNIKFCKKDIERFNPDVIIFIDYPGFNFRIMKWARQKGYRTHYYISPQIWAWKEGRIKDIKRDVDEMYVILPFEKGFYEKKHEFPVHFVGHPLIDAIYNRPQVDPEIFKKENGLDDRPVVALLPGSRKQEIKKMLEIMISVAKDFKDYQFVIAGAPSQEKSFYESFLSTKNVHFVANKTYDLLSISEAALVTSGTATLETALFKVPQVVCYKGSRISYEIAKRVIKLEYISLVNLILNKTVVTELIQTEFNTIKLKEELTKILDPYKRATMFLDYYELEKALGGRGASETTARLIYTAVKRN; encoded by the coding sequence ATGAAATACTACCTCATAGCAGGCGAAGCCTCCGGAGATTTGCACGGGGCCAATTTAATGAAAGCCTTAAAAAAAGAAGATTCCCAAGCGGATTTTCGCTTTTGGGGTGGCGATTTGATGCGTGAGGTTGGCGGCACCGAGGTAAAACATTATCGGGAACTTGCCTTTATGGGCTTTGCAGAGGTAGTACTAAACCTTCAAACTATTTTTAAAAACATCAAATTCTGCAAAAAGGATATTGAGCGCTTCAATCCCGATGTAATTATTTTTATAGACTATCCCGGCTTCAACTTTCGAATTATGAAATGGGCGCGGCAAAAAGGATACCGAACGCATTATTACATTTCGCCCCAAATTTGGGCATGGAAGGAAGGGCGAATAAAAGATATAAAGCGTGATGTGGATGAGATGTATGTTATCCTTCCCTTTGAAAAGGGTTTTTATGAAAAAAAACATGAATTTCCGGTTCATTTTGTGGGTCACCCACTAATTGACGCCATTTATAACAGACCCCAAGTTGATCCCGAAATCTTCAAAAAAGAAAACGGTTTAGATGATCGACCAGTGGTAGCATTGCTTCCCGGCAGCAGAAAACAGGAAATAAAGAAAATGCTGGAAATAATGATTTCGGTAGCGAAAGATTTTAAGGATTATCAATTTGTTATTGCCGGTGCGCCAAGTCAGGAAAAATCATTTTACGAAAGTTTTCTCAGTACTAAAAATGTGCATTTTGTAGCTAATAAAACCTACGATCTTTTAAGTATTTCAGAAGCTGCCTTGGTTACCTCGGGCACAGCTACACTTGAAACCGCTCTTTTCAAAGTACCACAAGTGGTTTGCTACAAAGGTAGCAGGATTAGCTATGAAATTGCCAAACGGGTCATTAAGTTGGAATACATTTCACTGGTAAATTTAATTCTCAATAAAACAGTTGTTACCGAACTTATCCAAACCGAATTCAACACAATAAAGCTAAAAGAAGAACTCACAAAAATTTTGGATCCGTATAAACGGGCTACTATGTTTTTGGATTATTACGAATTGGAAAAAGCACTCGGAGGTCGTGGTGCAAGTGAAACCACGGCCAGACTAATCTATACTGCCGTAAAGAGAAATTAA
- a CDS encoding D-alanine--D-alanine ligase: MGKKHIAVAMGGYSSEFEISINSGGVVCNALDKNKYEVYPVHILEEGWYFVAKNGSKHPVNKADFSFVNGTETIHPDAIFNTIHGTPGEDGYLQAYWELLKIPHTSTDYYQAALSFNKRDCLSVLKNFGIRAANSYYINEGGEINVEEIVKKTGLPCFVKPNRSGSSFGISKVNDMEGMMPAIEKAFTEDTEIIIETALVGVEVSVGVYNRGEEIIALPVTEIVSENEFFDYEAKYLGKSQEITPARISEEETEMVKKEAVRIYKLLNMKGITRSEFIIEKGKPFFLEINTNPGLSTESIVPKQAREAGMTLTEFFDILIQNVIK, from the coding sequence ATGGGTAAAAAACATATTGCCGTTGCTATGGGCGGCTATTCCAGCGAGTTTGAAATTTCGATAAACAGCGGCGGCGTGGTTTGCAACGCCCTTGATAAAAATAAATATGAGGTGTATCCCGTCCATATTTTGGAAGAAGGCTGGTACTTTGTAGCAAAAAACGGTTCCAAACATCCCGTAAACAAAGCCGATTTCAGTTTTGTCAATGGTACCGAAACCATCCATCCCGATGCCATTTTCAACACCATCCACGGCACGCCCGGTGAAGATGGTTATCTGCAGGCCTATTGGGAATTGTTGAAAATTCCACATACCAGCACAGATTATTATCAGGCCGCGCTGAGCTTCAACAAACGCGACTGTCTTTCGGTATTGAAAAATTTTGGTATTCGCGCCGCAAATTCCTATTACATAAATGAAGGCGGGGAGATTAACGTTGAAGAAATAGTAAAAAAAACCGGCTTGCCCTGTTTTGTAAAGCCAAATCGCTCTGGCTCCAGTTTCGGCATCAGCAAAGTGAACGATATGGAAGGAATGATGCCAGCAATAGAAAAAGCATTTACCGAAGACACCGAAATCATTATTGAAACAGCTCTCGTTGGAGTTGAAGTTTCGGTGGGAGTTTATAATAGAGGCGAAGAAATAATCGCCCTGCCCGTAACCGAAATTGTTTCGGAAAATGAATTCTTTGACTATGAAGCAAAATACCTTGGGAAGTCGCAGGAAATTACCCCCGCAAGAATTTCAGAAGAAGAAACGGAAATGGTAAAAAAAGAAGCCGTTCGCATATATAAATTACTAAATATGAAGGGAATCACCCGCAGTGAATTTATTATTGAGAAAGGAAAACCATTTTTTCTGGAAATAAACACAAATCCGGGTCTTTCCACAGAAAGCATCGTCCCTAAACAAGCCCGAGAAGCAGGAATGACATTGACGGAATTTTTTGATATTCTTATTCAAAATGTAATAAAATAG
- a CDS encoding PASTA domain-containing protein codes for MTFFQFVFSKVFLKQLLLAIVALLVMAFLILWWLRFSTNHNETIEVPNLAKLSLDKVEETLDEMDLRYEILDSANYNPDYPKYSVIEQIPKPGKFVKEDRKLYLTLNPSGYRKIEVPDVLGRTRRQAEPTLLAMGFKIGKISYRPHISDNVLEMRYKGEKLEVGTPLQKTSVIDLIVGDESLNRIQTEDDPSEENPEAPTENEEANNGEF; via the coding sequence ATGACTTTTTTCCAGTTCGTATTTTCCAAGGTATTTTTAAAGCAGCTGCTATTGGCAATTGTAGCCTTGCTAGTCATGGCTTTTTTGATATTATGGTGGTTGCGCTTTAGCACAAACCACAATGAAACGATAGAGGTGCCCAACCTTGCAAAACTATCTTTGGACAAAGTGGAGGAGACCTTGGACGAAATGGACCTTCGTTATGAAATCTTGGATTCGGCAAATTACAATCCCGATTACCCAAAGTATTCCGTAATCGAACAAATTCCGAAACCTGGTAAATTTGTAAAGGAAGACCGAAAATTATATTTAACACTGAACCCTTCGGGCTACCGTAAAATTGAAGTGCCCGATGTGTTGGGGCGTACACGCCGGCAGGCAGAACCTACGTTATTGGCCATGGGTTTCAAAATAGGAAAGATAAGTTACCGTCCGCATATTAGCGACAACGTTTTGGAAATGCGCTACAAAGGCGAAAAGCTTGAGGTGGGCACACCGCTGCAGAAAACTTCAGTGATAGATTTAATCGTTGGGGATGAATCGCTCAATAGAATTCAAACTGAAGACGATCCTTCCGAAGAAAACCCAGAGGCTCCAACAGAAAATGAAGAAGCGAACAATGGCGAATTTTAA
- a CDS encoding RluA family pseudouridine synthase — MANFNEEQIEDTDGSDDLYEHYRFKADKGQGALRVDKYLMNLIEKATRNKIQKAATAGNIYVNGVPVKSNYKVKGNDVVTVLFEHPPYEFLLVPENIPLDIVYEDDAVLVVNKPAGMVVHPGHGNYSGTLINALTYHFENLPNNSSNRPGLVHRIDKDTSGLLVIAKTEEAMTHLAKQFFDKSTEREYVALVWGNVEEEEGTIEGNIGRHPKNRLQNTVYENDEEEKGKPAITHYKVLERLGYVTLVSCRLETGRTHQIRVHMKYIGHTLFNDERYGGEKILKGTTFTKYKQFVENCFKVLPRQALHARTLGFVHPVTGEFMRFECPIPEDMEACLEKWRNYSQHVIE, encoded by the coding sequence ATGGCGAATTTTAACGAAGAGCAAATAGAGGATACCGATGGCAGTGATGATCTTTATGAACATTACCGTTTTAAGGCAGACAAAGGACAGGGTGCGCTTAGGGTAGATAAATACCTTATGAACCTGATTGAAAAAGCGACCCGCAATAAAATACAAAAAGCAGCCACCGCTGGAAATATTTACGTTAACGGCGTTCCCGTAAAATCAAACTACAAAGTGAAGGGCAATGATGTGGTGACGGTGCTTTTTGAGCATCCGCCATATGAATTTCTGCTTGTTCCTGAAAATATTCCTCTCGACATAGTTTATGAAGATGATGCTGTACTCGTAGTGAACAAGCCTGCGGGAATGGTGGTACATCCCGGTCACGGCAATTACAGCGGAACACTTATAAATGCACTGACGTATCATTTTGAAAACCTTCCGAATAATTCGAGTAACAGGCCAGGATTAGTACATAGAATAGATAAAGACACCAGCGGACTTTTAGTTATAGCAAAAACGGAGGAAGCAATGACGCACCTCGCCAAACAGTTTTTCGACAAAAGCACCGAGCGCGAATATGTAGCCCTTGTTTGGGGAAATGTGGAAGAAGAGGAAGGTACCATTGAAGGAAATATCGGCCGCCATCCCAAAAACCGCTTACAAAACACCGTTTACGAAAACGATGAAGAGGAAAAGGGAAAGCCAGCTATTACCCATTACAAAGTTTTGGAACGTTTGGGGTATGTTACGTTGGTTTCCTGCAGATTGGAAACAGGCCGTACCCACCAAATTCGGGTGCATATGAAATACATAGGCCACACCCTATTTAACGATGAGCGTTACGGAGGCGAAAAGATATTGAAAGGAACAACTTTCACTAAATACAAGCAGTTTGTTGAAAACTGTTTTAAAGTTTTACCACGTCAAGCTTTGCATGCCCGCACCTTGGGTTTTGTGCATCCCGTTACAGGTGAATTTATGCGTTTTGAATGCCCAATTCCAGAGGACATGGAAGCGTGTTTGGAGAAATGGCGGAATTATTCGCAGCATGTTATTGAATAG
- a CDS encoding T9SS type A sorting domain-containing protein yields the protein MNSKILFSGLLVFIFSASNFLFGQCPTGFVTFTSQSQIDNFIIDYPNCTEINGTLRIEEAVSGEITNLNGLSQIIRVENLRILNNAALTNLNGLNNLTAVTDGDTYGRLYIIGNQSLQNLSGLESLEEVSQDLRIIQNPILSSIEGLESLSSTTAHILIEENPSLTSLMGLTNLTSADGIHITDNDLLYNLNGLNNITELGDLRIIANQNLINLEGLNNLVTVGEEGIEIYSNPSLESFDGFESLVSSGDFYLSGNTAVTNLEGFSNLTTSLGSFGIVNAPLLTSLNGLENLTNVFLLYFEGNYLLNDISALSNIDINTPLYELVIHGSPELAICDYPNICEYLNDPANEAIIYDNAQGCNTREEILQDCGLLNNNENLAENNFSIYPNPTLNNFTISGIENGEVRITDSRGRVLKRITLGKDETSLNGLTEGVYFINITNEKGSVTKQVIKI from the coding sequence ATGAATTCAAAAATACTATTTTCGGGATTGCTAGTTTTTATTTTTTCTGCATCAAATTTCCTATTTGGGCAGTGCCCTACCGGTTTTGTAACGTTTACTTCGCAAAGTCAGATAGATAATTTTATCATAGATTATCCTAATTGTACAGAAATAAATGGAACTCTCCGAATAGAAGAAGCTGTGTCAGGTGAAATAACAAACCTTAATGGCCTATCCCAAATAATCCGGGTTGAAAATTTACGTATCCTAAATAATGCTGCTCTAACAAACCTTAATGGTCTGAACAATTTAACAGCTGTAACTGATGGAGACACCTACGGACGACTTTATATTATTGGTAATCAAAGTCTACAGAATCTAAGTGGACTTGAGAGTTTGGAAGAAGTTTCTCAAGATTTAAGAATTATTCAAAATCCGATACTTTCATCGATAGAGGGTTTAGAAAGTTTGTCATCAACTACAGCGCACATTCTAATAGAAGAAAACCCTTCCCTAACAAGTTTAATGGGGTTGACCAATCTTACAAGTGCTGATGGGATTCATATTACTGACAATGATTTGCTCTATAATTTAAATGGTCTAAACAATATAACTGAATTAGGTGATCTTAGAATAATAGCAAACCAAAATCTAATAAACTTAGAAGGATTGAATAATTTGGTTACAGTAGGTGAGGAAGGAATAGAAATATATTCTAATCCTAGCTTAGAATCATTTGATGGTTTCGAGAGTCTTGTTTCGAGTGGAGATTTTTATTTATCTGGGAATACAGCAGTAACGAATCTTGAGGGTTTTAGTAATCTCACAACTTCTCTAGGAAGTTTTGGCATTGTCAATGCTCCATTATTAACAAGTTTAAATGGTCTTGAAAACTTGACCAATGTATTTCTTTTATATTTTGAAGGTAATTATTTACTAAATGACATTTCAGCACTCTCAAATATAGATATAAACACCCCGCTATACGAACTTGTTATTCACGGCAGTCCTGAATTAGCTATATGTGATTATCCAAATATCTGTGAGTATTTAAACGACCCAGCCAATGAAGCTATAATATACGATAATGCCCAGGGCTGTAATACTCGTGAAGAAATTTTACAAGACTGTGGTTTGCTTAACAACAATGAAAACTTAGCTGAGAATAATTTTTCAATTTATCCCAATCCTACTTTAAACAATTTTACTATTTCAGGAATTGAAAATGGTGAAGTGCGAATTACAGATAGCCGTGGAAGAGTTTTAAAAAGGATCACTTTAGGAAAAGATGAAACTTCGCTCAATGGTTTGACTGAAGGTGTTTATTTCATAAATATCACCAATGAAAAAGGATCTGTTACCAAGCAAGTAATAAAAATCTAG
- a CDS encoding T9SS type A sorting domain-containing protein, with product MKKTITLLSALALAIGSTAQQQGKKASLNQDGTISVEMVTLPQDYNNTEQTHVFDQLWRFGEPAHPNFKNSRGTTLADIDNDGIDEILYGIWNTLYALEGNGTILFQKTVSGTILLPPSVADLNNDGTLEIVLNTGGVPNAGRVYLLDPTGADLPGWPLNFDDHWMINAPALADLDGDGMLEIITGERVGSAQGFVHAIKMDGTPINANWPVEVAATPAFTPSIADMDNDGNLDVVIAASSAGMYIFDNQGQVFPGFPVFDPTVSYSYQSPILADLDGDDDLEIIGSNHGDNPRFYVMEHDGNYRLGWPIPLSGWTYSPPTVLDIDANGTFEIFMSDRITSGTPGVELPVIYGLDESSSNIPNFPIEKYGGTEGVLSIADVNDDGISDIIFPSVLTDAAGEGYIHAYSLDGSGEIDGFPLRPHGFTFLNGAVLGDVDNDGMLDLTANSYTLTFGAGVDSTFVNVYNLNVPYNPENIHRNGYKGDNTRDGFVEIEEIMGVTDFNTGSIIKIFPNPSEGMLSFKIPEAMENAKVNIYSIDGKVVFSEEGNLEKSNSYNLKHLNNGMYFVTISDGKKTFTAKWMKN from the coding sequence ATGAAAAAAACCATTACCCTCCTATCTGCCCTTGCTTTAGCCATAGGCTCCACCGCCCAGCAACAAGGCAAAAAAGCATCTTTAAATCAAGACGGCACCATTTCCGTAGAAATGGTTACACTACCCCAAGATTATAACAATACAGAACAAACCCACGTATTTGACCAACTCTGGCGCTTTGGGGAGCCAGCACATCCCAATTTTAAAAACAGTCGTGGCACCACCTTGGCAGATATTGATAATGATGGTATAGACGAAATACTCTACGGTATCTGGAATACCCTTTATGCCCTTGAAGGTAACGGTACTATACTTTTCCAAAAAACCGTTAGCGGCACCATCCTACTTCCTCCATCGGTTGCAGATTTAAACAACGATGGCACTCTGGAGATTGTACTAAATACAGGAGGTGTTCCCAATGCGGGTCGCGTGTACCTTCTTGATCCCACGGGAGCAGACCTGCCGGGTTGGCCTTTAAACTTTGACGACCACTGGATGATTAACGCCCCAGCATTAGCAGACTTGGATGGCGATGGAATGTTGGAGATTATTACCGGCGAACGCGTAGGGAGCGCCCAAGGCTTTGTGCATGCTATTAAAATGGACGGAACTCCAATAAATGCAAATTGGCCCGTAGAGGTAGCAGCAACCCCTGCTTTCACTCCTTCTATTGCAGATATGGATAATGACGGCAACCTCGATGTGGTTATAGCCGCCTCTTCAGCAGGAATGTATATTTTTGATAACCAAGGGCAAGTATTTCCAGGTTTTCCAGTTTTTGACCCTACAGTAAGTTATTCCTACCAATCCCCAATCCTCGCTGATCTTGATGGGGACGACGACTTGGAAATTATAGGAAGCAACCACGGAGACAATCCCCGCTTCTATGTTATGGAACACGATGGCAACTACAGACTGGGCTGGCCCATCCCTTTGAGTGGTTGGACCTATTCTCCCCCAACAGTGTTGGACATAGATGCAAATGGCACTTTTGAAATCTTTATGTCCGATAGAATTACCAGTGGTACTCCCGGCGTAGAACTTCCCGTTATATATGGCCTGGATGAAAGCAGCAGCAACATACCCAATTTCCCGATAGAAAAATATGGCGGTACCGAAGGTGTACTTTCCATTGCCGATGTCAATGATGATGGTATCTCTGATATTATTTTCCCAAGTGTCCTAACAGATGCTGCTGGTGAAGGCTATATACATGCCTATTCCTTAGACGGGTCTGGTGAAATAGATGGATTTCCTTTACGCCCCCATGGTTTTACCTTTTTGAACGGCGCCGTTTTGGGCGATGTAGACAATGACGGAATGTTAGATCTTACAGCAAATAGTTACACTTTAACTTTTGGCGCAGGAGTAGATTCTACTTTTGTGAATGTGTATAATCTAAACGTACCGTACAACCCAGAAAACATTCATCGCAATGGCTACAAAGGCGACAATACCCGCGATGGCTTTGTGGAAATAGAAGAAATTATGGGTGTTACTGACTTTAACACTGGCTCCATAATTAAAATATTCCCAAATCCTTCAGAAGGAATGTTGTCCTTTAAAATTCCCGAAGCTATGGAAAATGCAAAAGTGAATATTTATAGTATCGATGGAAAAGTAGTTTTTTCAGAAGAAGGTAATCTTGAAAAATCAAACAGTTATAATCTAAAACATTTGAATAATGGAATGTATTTCGTAACAATTTCTGACGGAAAGAAAACATTTACTGCGAAGTGGATGAAGAATTGA